In a genomic window of Nostoc sp. UHCC 0870:
- a CDS encoding hybrid sensor histidine kinase/response regulator, with protein MLGVSRLRPQDIHNSIVAKVASAIAIVVGGLILIISYLKIKILQGSFLGIEATIQPDTALCFFLSGISLWLLVGMRRRKFSYLSRICAVAVGAIASLTLSKYLLGWNLGIDDFLQQITQHQGGMGWNTSISFILLSLALQLLVHPTNKRSYWYAQIFTLMVAVISLQVVIGCVYRVKFFYSPTSTIPSMGFYTALLLIVLCVGILWGRAEQGLMKIVISDSYGGSITRRLLVAAIAFPVILGWLIVEGQRAGKYGTAYAVSVFAVVLIVIFAIVIWQSAVIIELLSQQRDRAEKTVKVYEEKLRSFVDANLIGIIFSDVYGGIEKANNAFLEMIGYSQEDLLAGKLSWRDITPPEYLHLDEQSIAEAKANPKGACTPYEKEYIHKDGSRIPVLVGYVLTGETKEEAVAFIFDLRESKQAQAEQQKLVSLIENSNDFIGLATLEGESFYLNNAGQKLVGLRNLEEVKQKVVSDYVMPQDQAYFLDQILPTVITKGDWHGEFFFRHFQTSQAIPVDYHVFTIKDHNTGEPIALATVTRNITEQKQSQEKILQLNKDLQRRVAELQTLLEVIPIGIGIAEDALCQNIKVNPALAKQLGISPDVNASLTAPIEEKPTQFKVYRGGRELLPEELPMQYAAAHGVEVLDFEVDIIHDNGNIVNLLEYVAPLFDEEGNTRGAIGAFLDITERKQAEELLRNQQQWLEYVLNLMPRPLLFIEPGTARVIFANRAADELAGGEFPRGIPGADYHTAYYCTDADGNQIPNDQMPGVKVARGERLEGYELDWHTPNGILSILVFADTLPALHGYPATCVLVFQDITKLKQAEKALSLGYKRLQLLFSTANELLSSQEPLALIDSCFHKLAEQIGLDTYFNYLMEENSQGMRLASHKGISEELAQEIGYLSLGQAVCGVVAQQCQSIYVENVQQSTDSKTELVRSIGLTAYYCSPLIAQGKILGTLGFGSRTRNAFTENQKGMMKAVCDQIAIAMERTQLITSLQQQTEQLTAANRMKDEFLAILSHELRSPLNAILGWSQLLRTRQLSETQTAKGLETIERNAKAQTQLIEDLLDISRMIRGKLHLNVYTCNLVPIIESAIENIKIAAQAKEIDLQFSLFPQSPENTQFLISGDSERLQQIIWNLLANAIKFTPTSGKVEVRLSKVEGSEHETKTAYVQIQVIDTGIGINSSFLPYVFDRFRQADSSSTRSHGGLGLGLAIVRHLVELHGGTVHVYSPGEQQGATFTVKLPLLAVSKLTLTEPVNQSAANASPLPMCPSLSGVRVLVVDDEADSRNFASTVLEQCQAEVQAVDSVQAALEMINQWQPDVLVSDIGMPNEDGYALIRKLRSLPPEKGGKIPAAALTAYARADDRTRAIQEGYQLHLPKPIEPIELATVVASLIDRNK; from the coding sequence ATGTTAGGAGTCAGCCGCTTGCGACCACAAGATATACATAATTCCATCGTTGCCAAAGTTGCAAGTGCGATCGCTATTGTAGTTGGCGGTTTGATATTAATTATTTCCTACTTAAAAATTAAAATTCTTCAGGGTAGCTTCTTAGGTATTGAAGCGACAATACAACCAGATACAGCATTATGCTTTTTTTTATCAGGTATTTCCCTGTGGCTGTTGGTTGGAATGAGGCGACGAAAGTTTAGTTACTTATCTAGAATCTGTGCTGTAGCTGTCGGTGCGATCGCATCTCTCACCCTGAGTAAATATTTATTAGGCTGGAATCTGGGGATTGATGATTTTTTACAGCAGATAACACAGCACCAGGGAGGCATGGGGTGGAATACATCTATAAGTTTCATCTTACTAAGTTTAGCTCTACAGTTGCTAGTTCATCCCACGAATAAACGCAGCTATTGGTATGCTCAAATTTTCACTCTGATGGTAGCTGTAATTTCTCTACAGGTGGTGATAGGTTGTGTATATAGAGTGAAATTTTTTTACAGCCCGACTTCTACTATCCCATCTATGGGATTTTATACAGCATTATTACTGATAGTTCTGTGTGTAGGGATTTTATGGGGGCGAGCTGAACAGGGACTGATGAAAATAGTGATCAGCGATAGTTATGGCGGCTCAATTACACGACGCTTATTAGTAGCTGCGATCGCATTTCCCGTAATTCTAGGATGGTTAATCGTCGAAGGACAAAGGGCAGGAAAATACGGGACAGCCTATGCTGTATCAGTATTTGCCGTTGTTTTAATTGTAATTTTTGCCATTGTAATTTGGCAAAGTGCGGTAATTATTGAACTCCTCAGCCAACAACGCGATCGCGCCGAAAAAACAGTTAAAGTCTATGAAGAAAAACTCAGGAGTTTTGTAGATGCTAACCTCATCGGGATCATATTTAGTGACGTTTATGGCGGAATAGAAAAAGCTAACAACGCCTTCCTAGAAATGATTGGTTATTCCCAAGAGGATTTACTGGCAGGAAAGTTAAGTTGGCGAGACATCACACCACCAGAGTATCTTCACTTAGATGAGCAAAGCATCGCCGAAGCCAAAGCTAACCCTAAAGGTGCTTGTACGCCCTACGAAAAAGAATATATTCACAAGGATGGTAGTCGCATTCCCGTGTTAGTAGGTTATGTACTGACAGGAGAAACCAAAGAAGAAGCAGTCGCCTTTATCTTCGACTTGAGAGAGAGCAAACAAGCACAAGCCGAACAACAAAAATTAGTATCTCTAATCGAAAATAGTAATGACTTTATTGGTTTAGCTACCCTAGAAGGTGAGTCATTTTACCTCAACAATGCCGGTCAAAAATTAGTAGGACTCAGAAATCTAGAGGAAGTTAAGCAAAAGGTAGTATCAGATTATGTCATGCCTCAAGACCAGGCTTATTTTCTAGATCAGATTCTGCCGACTGTAATTACCAAAGGTGATTGGCATGGCGAATTCTTTTTTCGGCACTTTCAAACTAGCCAAGCCATCCCAGTTGATTATCATGTTTTTACCATTAAAGATCACAACACTGGAGAACCCATTGCCTTAGCTACGGTAACTCGCAATATCACCGAGCAGAAGCAATCACAAGAAAAAATCCTGCAACTCAACAAGGATTTACAGCGTCGCGTTGCCGAGTTACAAACATTACTAGAAGTGATTCCTATTGGTATTGGCATAGCAGAAGATGCCCTATGCCAAAATATCAAAGTTAACCCCGCCTTGGCCAAACAACTAGGAATATCGCCAGATGTTAATGCTTCTTTAACCGCTCCCATTGAAGAAAAACCAACACAGTTTAAAGTTTATCGCGGAGGTAGAGAACTTTTACCAGAAGAACTGCCCATGCAATATGCTGCGGCTCATGGGGTAGAAGTTTTAGATTTTGAAGTTGATATCATTCACGACAATGGTAATATTGTCAACTTATTAGAGTACGTTGCCCCACTTTTTGACGAAGAAGGTAACACCAGAGGAGCTATCGGCGCGTTTTTGGATATTACAGAACGCAAGCAAGCTGAAGAATTACTCAGAAATCAGCAACAGTGGTTGGAATATGTCTTAAACCTGATGCCTCGACCACTATTATTTATTGAGCCAGGAACAGCACGGGTCATATTTGCCAATCGAGCTGCTGATGAATTAGCTGGAGGTGAATTTCCCAGGGGTATACCAGGCGCAGACTATCACACAGCTTACTACTGCACAGATGCTGATGGGAATCAAATTCCCAACGACCAAATGCCAGGGGTAAAGGTTGCCCGTGGAGAACGTTTAGAGGGGTATGAACTAGACTGGCATACCCCCAACGGTATCCTATCTATCCTGGTATTTGCCGATACTCTACCAGCCTTGCACGGCTATCCCGCTACCTGTGTATTAGTATTTCAAGATATTACCAAGCTCAAGCAAGCTGAAAAAGCCCTGTCACTGGGCTATAAAAGGCTGCAATTATTATTTAGTACCGCTAATGAATTACTATCTAGCCAAGAACCATTGGCATTAATCGATAGTTGCTTTCACAAACTGGCAGAACAGATAGGTCTGGATACTTACTTTAACTATTTAATGGAGGAAAATTCCCAGGGAATGCGTTTAGCTTCCCATAAAGGGATTTCCGAGGAACTAGCCCAAGAAATTGGGTATTTGTCCCTAGGGCAAGCTGTATGTGGTGTTGTTGCTCAACAATGTCAATCAATTTATGTCGAGAATGTACAGCAATCAACTGATTCCAAAACAGAATTAGTACGCTCCATTGGACTCACAGCCTATTATTGTTCTCCATTGATAGCCCAGGGGAAAATTTTAGGGACTTTGGGTTTTGGTAGCCGCACTCGTAATGCTTTCACCGAAAATCAAAAGGGTATGATGAAAGCGGTTTGTGATCAAATTGCGATCGCAATGGAACGTACCCAATTAATTACTTCTTTACAGCAGCAAACTGAACAGCTAACAGCCGCCAATCGCATGAAAGATGAGTTTTTGGCTATACTTTCCCATGAATTGCGATCGCCCCTCAATGCTATCCTCGGTTGGTCTCAGCTGCTGCGGACTCGCCAACTCAGTGAAACTCAAACCGCTAAAGGCTTAGAAACCATCGAGCGTAACGCCAAAGCTCAAACCCAGTTAATTGAAGACTTGCTAGATATCTCACGGATGATTCGCGGTAAGTTGCACCTTAATGTTTATACTTGTAATCTCGTTCCTATCATCGAATCAGCGATTGAAAATATCAAAATAGCCGCTCAAGCCAAAGAAATTGACTTGCAATTTTCCTTATTTCCTCAGTCCCCAGAAAACACACAATTCCTCATTTCCGGCGATTCTGAGCGATTACAGCAAATTATTTGGAATTTGTTAGCAAATGCTATCAAATTTACACCCACATCCGGCAAAGTAGAAGTCAGGCTCTCAAAAGTTGAGGGTAGTGAACACGAAACGAAAACAGCCTATGTCCAGATCCAAGTCATAGATACAGGTATTGGGATTAACTCTAGCTTCCTACCCTACGTGTTTGATCGCTTTCGCCAAGCTGACAGTTCCAGTACCAGATCCCACGGTGGATTAGGTTTAGGTTTAGCTATTGTTAGACATTTAGTAGAATTACATGGTGGTACAGTCCACGTATACAGCCCCGGAGAACAACAAGGAGCTACCTTTACAGTCAAGTTACCACTTCTAGCCGTGAGTAAATTAACCCTGACAGAACCAGTCAATCAATCAGCAGCAAATGCTTCTCCATTGCCCATGTGTCCCTCACTGTCAGGCGTGCGGGTACTAGTAGTAGACGATGAAGCCGATTCGCGTAATTTTGCAAGCACAGTATTAGAACAGTGTCAAGCAGAAGTCCAAGCAGTTGATTCTGTACAAGCAGCATTAGAGATGATTAACCAGTGGCAACCAGATGTTTTAGTCAGTGACATCGGTATGCCCAACGAAGACGGATACGCCTTAATCCGTAAACTGCGATCGCTGCCTCCAGAAAAAGGAGGCAAAATTCCCGCCGCCGCACTTACAGCCTACGCTAGAGCCGACGATCGCACCCGCGCCATCCAAGAAGGGTATCAGCTACATTTACCCAAACCAATTGAGCCGATTGAGTTAGCCACAGTTGTCGCCAGTCTGATTGACAGAAATAAATAA
- a CDS encoding DUF4168 domain-containing protein, producing the protein MTHNFLFGLITTTTLVLSTFSLKANAQNLSVNKNEITSYAQALLAMEPARQQAFGEIKRIVGSGNIPKIVCHEPNSMNSLPNRARDIAVNYCKQSQEIVENYGLSIDRFNRITMEIPNNRNLKQQIYETLVQLQKK; encoded by the coding sequence ATGACTCATAACTTCTTGTTTGGACTGATAACTACAACTACTTTGGTTTTGAGTACATTTAGTTTAAAAGCTAATGCTCAAAATCTCTCTGTTAATAAAAACGAAATTACGAGCTACGCTCAAGCTTTGTTAGCAATGGAGCCTGCTCGTCAACAAGCTTTTGGAGAAATTAAAAGAATAGTTGGCAGTGGAAATATTCCTAAAATAGTTTGTCATGAACCTAATAGTATGAATAGTTTGCCTAATAGGGCTAGAGATATTGCCGTTAATTACTGTAAACAGTCCCAGGAAATTGTGGAAAATTATGGACTGTCTATTGATAGGTTTAATAGAATCACAATGGAAATTCCTAACAATAGGAACTTAAAACAACAAATTTATGAGACTTTAGTCCAGCTGCAAAAGAAATAG
- the holA gene encoding DNA polymerase III subunit delta: MTIYFYWGEDDFAIDKAVAILRDRILDPLWTSFNYTGFLPDQSDAAIAALNQVMTPPFGAGGRLVWLINTTICQQCPENMLAELTRTLPVIPDNSYLLLTSRNKPDERLKSTKLIKKYATEFREFPLIPPWKTELLIQAVNQAAQIVGVKLTAKSAEVLAEAVGNDTRLLYNEIEKLRLYAEGSHQPVDVDTVTLLVRNTTQNSLQLAAAIRTGDTVKALTVLGDLVNAAEPELRIIATLVGQFRTWLWVKLMLESGERNPQAIAQAAEVGNPKRIYFLQQEVQSLALRQLISCLPLLLELEFIFKKGSGDVSVLQTKVIELCLVCRRS, translated from the coding sequence ATGACTATTTACTTTTACTGGGGTGAGGATGATTTTGCCATAGATAAGGCCGTGGCGATATTACGCGATCGCATCCTTGATCCTCTGTGGACTAGTTTTAACTATACTGGTTTTCTTCCCGATCAAAGTGATGCAGCGATCGCGGCGTTAAATCAAGTTATGACTCCACCCTTTGGTGCTGGCGGGCGTTTGGTATGGCTGATAAACACTACTATTTGTCAGCAGTGTCCTGAGAATATGTTGGCAGAACTGACGCGGACTTTGCCAGTAATTCCTGACAATTCATATTTATTACTTACTTCCCGTAACAAACCAGACGAACGTCTAAAATCCACGAAATTAATCAAAAAATACGCTACTGAGTTCCGAGAGTTTCCCCTGATTCCACCGTGGAAGACCGAGTTACTCATACAAGCTGTTAACCAAGCTGCTCAAATAGTTGGCGTAAAACTGACTGCGAAATCTGCGGAAGTTTTAGCGGAAGCGGTAGGTAATGATACACGGCTACTTTACAATGAAATAGAAAAATTACGTCTTTATGCTGAGGGTAGCCATCAACCTGTAGATGTAGATACTGTCACTCTTTTAGTGAGGAATACTACTCAAAATAGCCTGCAACTTGCCGCAGCGATTAGAACAGGTGACACAGTTAAAGCTTTAACCGTTTTAGGTGATCTCGTCAATGCTGCCGAGCCAGAGTTACGGATTATTGCTACCCTTGTAGGTCAATTTCGTACTTGGTTATGGGTGAAGTTGATGCTGGAAAGTGGTGAACGAAATCCCCAGGCGATCGCTCAAGCTGCTGAAGTCGGCAATCCTAAGCGCATCTACTTTTTACAACAAGAAGTGCAATCTCTGGCTTTACGGCAACTAATTTCTTGTTTACCCCTACTACTAGAGTTGGAGTTTATTTTCAAAAAAGGCTCTGGAGATGTATCTGTCCTTCAAACTAAAGTCATAGAACTCTGTCTAGTCTGTCGGCGGAGTTAA
- a CDS encoding DUF1868 domain-containing protein — MDDNYQTYLNRVARMTLPEAYRSQVQHIQESYKFQPSGESRAAVPFPGYTLITPTAAEDSANVDFYATLQGYQQEILQLPGNKDLIVPLPPGSFHLTLADLIWDSAYRHAYEKNPEFDQQLHSCIAETFQQYQESLTQESRAIAWQMLGLVIMPRAIGVCLVPKNESCYEQILKFRRTIYQNSKLIALGVEQHYHFTAHVTLGYFGDISPDLERIKLAKSFSELNENWMFNMPEISIHRVELRKFDDMTRYYRESDWPSLEF, encoded by the coding sequence TTGGACGACAACTACCAAACTTATCTAAATCGGGTAGCGAGAATGACGCTACCAGAAGCTTATAGATCCCAAGTACAGCATATTCAGGAATCTTATAAATTTCAGCCATCTGGGGAATCTAGAGCCGCAGTACCTTTTCCTGGCTATACTCTGATTACCCCAACGGCGGCGGAAGACTCAGCAAACGTTGATTTCTACGCCACATTACAAGGGTATCAACAGGAAATTTTGCAGTTACCGGGAAATAAAGATTTAATTGTCCCTCTGCCTCCTGGGAGTTTCCACTTGACCTTAGCAGATTTGATTTGGGACAGTGCTTATCGTCATGCTTACGAGAAAAATCCCGAATTTGACCAACAATTACACTCTTGCATCGCAGAAACATTTCAGCAATATCAAGAATCCCTGACACAAGAGAGTCGGGCGATCGCCTGGCAAATGTTAGGACTAGTAATCATGCCCAGAGCTATAGGTGTGTGTCTAGTACCTAAAAATGAAAGTTGCTACGAACAGATTTTGAAATTCCGCCGCACAATTTATCAAAATTCCAAGTTAATTGCTTTGGGAGTTGAACAACATTATCACTTTACAGCCCATGTAACTTTAGGCTATTTCGGGGATATTTCCCCGGATTTAGAGCGAATAAAACTTGCTAAATCATTTTCTGAGTTAAATGAAAACTGGATGTTTAATATGCCAGAAATATCCATTCATCGTGTCGAACTACGGAAATTCGACGATATGACCCGTTACTATCGGGAATCAGACTGGCCTAGTTTAGAGTTTTAA
- a CDS encoding general stress protein translates to MVSQKSQQYQRAIGTFRNKQEAERALNELKNSGFSMDRVSILAKDTERNEQIAGNRVKDRGDTEAQEGAGIGATTGTVLGGLGGLLVGLEALLIPGVGPFLAAGTIATTLAGAGIGAAAGSIVGALTGLGIPEEEARNYSDRVSQGEYLVIIEGTEAEIERAGRIFSDRGIRNWRVDNISDIRGYSTDVAPTATTATVGETDTYPGTLPDNDAVEIIDQRDRY, encoded by the coding sequence ATGGTATCTCAGAAATCTCAACAATATCAACGTGCAATTGGCACATTTAGAAACAAACAAGAAGCTGAACGAGCATTAAATGAGTTGAAAAACTCTGGTTTCTCAATGGATCGGGTTTCTATATTGGCAAAAGATACAGAGCGCAACGAGCAAATAGCTGGAAACCGTGTAAAAGATCGTGGTGATACAGAAGCTCAAGAAGGTGCTGGTATTGGTGCAACTACAGGGACTGTCTTGGGTGGTCTTGGTGGCTTACTTGTAGGTTTAGAAGCTTTATTAATCCCCGGAGTAGGGCCGTTTCTAGCCGCAGGGACGATCGCCACTACCTTAGCAGGTGCGGGTATTGGTGCGGCTGCTGGCAGTATCGTGGGAGCATTGACTGGTTTAGGTATCCCGGAAGAAGAGGCAAGAAATTATAGCGATCGCGTTTCTCAAGGCGAATATTTGGTGATCATTGAGGGTACAGAAGCAGAAATTGAACGTGCTGGCAGAATTTTTAGCGATCGCGGCATTCGTAATTGGAGAGTAGATAATATTAGTGATATTCGTGGTTATAGTACCGACGTAGCACCTACAGCTACTACAGCTACTGTGGGAGAAACAGACACATATCCTGGAACATTACCCGACAATGATGCAGTAGAAATTATTGATCAGCGCGATCGCTATTAG